One segment of Etheostoma cragini isolate CJK2018 chromosome 23, CSU_Ecrag_1.0, whole genome shotgun sequence DNA contains the following:
- the LOC117938996 gene encoding endoplasmic reticulum-Golgi intermediate compartment protein 2-like — protein MRRLSRRKALSLVRELDAFPKVSDSYVETSASGGTVSLIAFGAMALLAILEFFVYRDTWMKYEYEVDKDFTSKLRINIDITVAMKCQHVGADILDLAETMITSSGLQYEPVIFELSPQQRLWQRTLHLIQNRLREEHALQEVLYKTLLKGGPTGLPPREDAPMEPLMACRIHGHVYVNKVAGNLHITVGKPIHHPQGHAHIAAFVSHETYNFSHRIDNLSFGEEIPGIINPLDGTEKITYNNNQMFQYFITVVPTRLNTYKISADTHQFSVTERERVINHAAGSHGVSGIFVKYDTSSLMVTVSEQHMPLGQFLVRLCGIIGGIFSTTGMLHGLVGFCFDAICCRLKLGVYRPREDVQLHNQMNNLNNHQTPLLADNGPQD, from the exons ATGAGGCGTCTGTCACGGAGGAAAGCTCTGAGTTTGGTGAGGGAGCTGGACGCTTTCCCCAAAGTGTCAGACAGCTACGTGGAGACGTCAGCCTCAGGTGGGACAG TGTCGCTGATAGCTTTTGGTGCCATGGCTCTTCTGGCTATTTTGGAGTTCTTTGTTTATAGAGACACTTGGATGAAGTATGAATATGAAGTTGACAAGGATTTTACCAG taaattgaGAATAAACATTGACATTACAGTTGCCATGAAATGCCAGC ATGTTGGAGCAGACATTCTGGACCTGGCAGAGACCATGATCACATCCAGTGGCCTCCAGTACGAACCG gTTATTTTTGAACTATCTCCACAACAGAGACTGTGGCAAAG GACGTTGCATCTCATACAGAACAGGCTGAGAGAGGAACACGCTCTTCAGGAAGTCCTCTACAAAACTCTCCTGAAAGGAGGTCCCACTGGCCTGCCGCCACG ggaGGATGCCCCTATGGAGCCGCTCATGGCTTGCAGGATACACGGGCATGTCTACGTCAATAAGGTAGCAGGAAACCTACACATCACTGTGGGAAA gCCCATTCACCATCCTCAGGGTCATGCCCATATCGCAGCTTTTGTGAGCCACGAGA CGTACAACTTCTCCCATCGAATAGACAATTTATCTTTTGGGGAGGAGATACCGGGCATCATCAATCCTCTCGACGGCACAGAGAAAATCACCTATAACA ATAACCAGATGTTCCAGTACTTCATCACAGTGGTTCCAACCAGACTGAACACATACAAGATatctgcagacacacaccagTTTTCTGTGACTGAGCGG GAGAGGGTGATAAACCACGCAGCGGGCAGTCACGGCGTTTCCGGCATTTTTGTCAAGTACGACACCAGCTCTCTGATGGTGACTGTCAGCGAGCAGCATATGCCACTGGGGCAGTTCCTGGTGCGACTGTGCGGCATTATCGGGGGTATATTCTCCACGACAG GCATGCTCCACGGGCTTGTTGGCTTCTGTTTTGATGCTATCTGCTGTCGCCTCAAACTTGGAGTCTACAGGCCCAGAGAG GATGTCCAGCTACACAACCAGATGAACAATCTAAACAATCACCAGACTCCTTTGTTGGCTGACAATGGTCCTCAGGACTAG